The genomic region ACTACACATTTGAGCGCGGACCATGGAGGCAGGCCCGACGATCCTGGCGCGTCAACTTGTCGGTCACAATGCTAAAAACGTGTCTTTTTTgcgatattttaattttttaaagcttGTTGGAACAACAATAATAGTTTGACTGGCATTGGATCATCTTTACAAATGTCTAATGCAGTCATGGAACTTCAGTATTATTCCTTAACAATAAAGTGTCACGAGTAATTATTCGAAATGTGGCTCGCATACTTTAGATGTTTCGAGTACTGGTGCGTTTAAACATTtctgtaataaataatatatgcaATTTGATCTTTTCCTCATTTTGAAAAGATGCTACGATGATTATTAAATCGAGGAGATGGCAAActattcatgaataataataattgattcaGAATTTTGACCCGCTAATGTCACTAGTCCGACCGACTGGAAAATGCGCATTTGAACAAGTTATTGTGTACAATATGAAGTAAGAAAATCTCTACGTGTTTAATATAATATTGATCattatcttatttttttttagatatcaTTTCATGTGAATATGACATATGAAAAGGAAATCCATATCGCAATAATGTTGGATTTAAAATGTCCGTTCAGTTCTGCAGTATAACTGACTGATAATGTAAttctatcattattatttattgtaagAGGTCCATCATATTAGTTTATTTCGATAACttttccaatttatttaaaatattgattcATTATGAAATTGCAGATGTTTCAGGGCGTTAGCATTGAATCTCAGGTCCATGTTGGTGTGGAGTTGCAATCGGTTGAGCGAAAAATCTTATTCGCCCATTGTTTTATGCTGCTTGAAAAATCGCAAGgtttcattgaataaaaataggaaatcgcgTGATTACACTATTTCGGGTCTACCTTAATTAATGTTTGGTttaattttatcgaatttcaAACTCTGGTACGAATTCAAACCAGATCCTGCGCGTATACGTACGTTCGAAGGATATCCAATAAAACTTGATTGGGTTTCGATCTTGTTCACAAGATCTCACATTTGTAAACCAATTTAGGTTGAATTTCCGTCATCATACATCAATCACCGGTAGAAAAACTGCCGAATGTAGAGACATCAGTTTGGATGTCAAAATGTAAAGATGGGTTCGGATTTCTGTCTGATTAGCTAGACAGTATTTGCTTTTGTAAAAGAATGCAAACCTATCGAAACTCATGCGATTGAGCTCCATGTTattttataaagaaaaaaatattataagtTTCGTATTCTGTCCGTCCGATTTTAATTGCAATAAAGAGAAATGCATATCATTTATGTAAAAACATACACTGAAGAAGACCCAGCGTTACAAGTTGTTTTGAGAACGTTAGTTACTACTAATATCGTGATGTATCTCTTGGATGGACaaaatttcaagtaaaaattatttttcaatgaatggaCATGTCATGTACAATGACGTTCAGTGATTGAAGTAGAATTAGAAATGATGGAATGTCCGACTAGATCGAACAATGTTTGTAAATTGAAGACTTATCTACTCATGGATTATACGATGTTTTAAATATGATTAGTGAAATTGGAGTATCTGCGTAAAAATATTTGGTGGCCCTGAAAAGGGCCGATTTGGTTATAATGGATGAAATCCAATTTAAGAACTGCTTTTCTCGGTTTTTTTGGGGAGGAGAACAGCCTGGATGTTGGGCAGTACACCACCCTGAGCGATGGTAACTCCTGATAACAGCTTGTTCAACTCCTCGTCGTTACGAATGGCCAATTGGAGATGTCTAGGGATGATCCTAGTCTTCTTGTTGTCACGAGCGGCGTTGCCTGCCAACTCAAGAACCTCAGCCGCCAAGTACTCCATTACTGCAGCCAAGTAAACTGGTGCTCCGGCACCAACACGTTCGGCATAATTTCCTTTGCGGAGAAGACGATGAATACGTCCAACTGGGAACTGAAGACCAGCTCTAGTCGAACGAGTCTTGGACTTTCCCTTTACTTTACCACCTTTACCACGTCCAGACATTTCGTGAAAATTTAGTTTAACGTTGAGTCAACAGGATACCAAAGGAGAATAAGCATAAGTATTTAATGTTGCTCCTTTATAGATTTCTACGCTCATGCCACCGAGCCAATAAGGATCGCGTACACGAGGGGTGGGGGTATGGCGCATCTGATTGGCTCGGGGTCGTATACAGAGGGGTTTTTATATGAACGACGCTTCCACCCCATCATCATTCTGCTCATACCTACGGTCACGTTTACAACTCCGACCCGAACTCACCATGCCGCCTAAAGCTAGTGGAAAAGCTATGAAGAAAGCTGGAAAGGCTCAGAAGAATATCACCAAGAGCGACAAGAAGAAGAAGCGTAAGAGGAAGGAGAGTTACGCTATCTACATCTACAAAGTATTGAAACAAGTTCATCCTGATACTGGAGTTTCAAGCAAAGCCATGAGCATCATGAATTCGTTCGTCAACGATATTTTCGAACGCATCGCTGCTGAAGCATCGAGACTCGCTCACTACAACAAACGCTCTACGATTACTTCTCGGGAGATCCAAACTGCTGTTCGTCTTCTCCTCCCTGGTGAGCTGGCTAAGCACGCTGTTTCTGAAGGAACTAAAGCAGTTACCAAATATACAAGCTCCAAGTAAATTACGATACATCATGAACACAAGTTCAACATCTACCATCGGCCCTTTTCAGGGCCACCACATTTTCAAACGTTAGCATAATTCTATTGAgctaaaataatcaattaaaaaaaaatgtttaagatACATTTTGTGAGATTATCCGTATGACAATACTAAATGCtgaatatataatttattaaaaagttATTGAGTTTGAGTTACAATATCCATAACATTTCagtaaattttatcaaaaaaaaataggcaaTGGAAAAGAATATCTTATtcttaatatatatatatatatataatttaacGGTCAATACAGAGcagtaataattaaattcatcctATGCATTCAACAGTTTAGTTTGATCGCGCCTTTCTCTATGGTTCGAActattacaataaaaataagaaactGCACAATAAGTTATCATTCATTTGAATCCGTCGTTAAGAATAAGGACAGTTTCTTCATATCAATTTTACGAATAAGACATCTGATTTATATTGTTAAAATGGGGGATCCTCCCTCAGTAGTTGCCGCTGCCTCAAAAGCAGCATCCAAGAAAACTTCCAAAGAACCGGCGGTGAAGACTCATCCTACCACTGCTAAAATGGTCAACTCCGCAATCAAAACACTCGCTAATCGTAAAGGATCTTCGCTTGTGGCCATCAAGAAATACATCGCCGAGAACTATGATGTAGATAGTGAGAAATTGGCCCCTTTTATCAAGAAGTATTTAAGGGCAGCGGTTGAGTCTGAAACTATCATCCAGACTAAAGGAAGAGGTGCAGTAGGATCCTTCAAGCTATCCAAGAATTCTAATCAAGTTAAACCGAAGTCAAAAGTCGCTAAAATGTCACCAACAAAGGCTAACGAGACTGGAGGTCCCGGGAAGAAAGCAGCTTCTCCTAAGAAAGCAACGAAAACTGCTACTGATGATAAAGTTGCCAAATCCAAAGTTGATCGGAATAAAAATACCAATCCATCTACAACGATAAAAACAGCGAAGAAATCTGGAACACTTAAAACATCGCTACCGAAGACGCCTGCTTCGCCGAGAGCCAAGAAAACTGCTCAAAAGAAGTAAATTGAGTTTTTAGAAGGATTGATCATTACTAATTAAACAATCGGCCCTTTTCAGGgccaataataaatttcaacgTGAAAGGCTTCATACGAATTCAGACGGATAGCCGATTCGCGAGCTAGCGGGCAGGTGCGCTCTCATTGGCCGGTTCTGGTCGAATTCTAATTGGCGGAGACACTGCAGTCATGGGGTTATAAAGCGCGACACACGCGAGATCGGATCAGTTGGTCTCGCGACACACGCGAGGTCGGACCAGTTGGTCTCGCGACACGAAAGAGGAACGATCAGGAAAGAGTCGATCCGCTTCTTATAACGCGGAAGCAACGTAAAGAGTGAATTACCCATTGTTCTTAGAACGAAGATTCTCCTGCTTTTATTATCTGGATGGTATTTCTGATTTCGTATGGAGATATAAAAAAGgtaaattttcctgatttgCCAATTGATTTTTGAACATCGTGGAGACATCAGGAAAGGAAATTCCTGCAATGGGAAACAATGTTTTCAATCTCAAATATGATTGAAAAGGCAATGgctttttttgttaaaaaaaaagtgtattCTTTATgctataattttttccttttcccgaTTTTTCCGCTTATCCTCTTTCCTGATCGTATAGCCAATTTCATTGATCGTAAGACAGGTGTAGTTGAATTGGTTATAATTTAACTTGAATAATTGTAGCGATCTTTAAATTGAACGTTGAAGTGAAATTTGTGTCAGATTATTTAGGGACAAGTCAATTACTGAATGGTTAATGTAAAGTAAATAGGGACGTGATCAAATATACAATGAAATAAAGATCACCTAGCATGTAGACTTTTTGTAGGGTTTTCATTGACAGCATAAAAATATTAAGAGTTAAAAATAAAGTCGAGAATAATTACTAAAGAGTGATTACTATAGACTGTAATGCAACCAATATGTCGGATCCACGGCGAACTAAGCCACGTTCTTTATTAGTTGAAGGTTGATCAGTAAAGCTAATTGTTGATCATATGATTATAGATGAATAGTATTATAGGAAAGGAAGATCTTTCTtaaacttttattttattatttaaatcatAAAGTATATTGGGAATAATTGCATTAAGAAGGAGTTTAATGTAAGGGAAATTCTAATTTATGGCGGACTAGACCAGATTTTGCATTAATTGAAGATTCGTTAGTAGAACAAATTATTAATCACATAATTATAAACAACTAGCATTATGGCAAAGGAAATTAAtccttacaattttattttattatttgaataattgatttagCAAGGCAGTTAAAATCGTTCAGTAATTGACATATTGACTGTTGTGAAGTTTATAAAGTGTTAATTGAAAAGTGAGTGGAAATAGTGAAGTGATACAAAACAAAGTGAGGATCTACCATGCCGACCATTGTACCAACAGTTCATCGGTTACCCTATCTACTTTTCAACCCTGTACGGCAGCTGAAGGATATAAAGTGAGTTATATTTTCATCTTCATTAGAatcgttaaataaaaaactcaGGAATAAAATAAGTGATTTGTAACAAAAATGTGC from Diachasmimorpha longicaudata isolate KC_UGA_2023 chromosome 1, iyDiaLong2, whole genome shotgun sequence harbors:
- the LOC135160710 gene encoding histone H2B-like, with the protein product MPPKASGKAMKKAGKAQKNITKSDKKKKRKRKESYAIYIYKVLKQVHPDTGVSSKAMSIMNSFVNDIFERIAAEASRLAHYNKRSTITSREIQTAVRLLLPGELAKHAVSEGTKAVTKYTSSK
- the LOC135169210 gene encoding histone H1A, sperm-like encodes the protein MVRTITIKIRNCTISYHSFESVVKNKDSFFISILRIRHLIYIVKMGDPPSVVAAASKAASKKTSKEPAVKTHPTTAKMVNSAIKTLANRKGSSLVAIKKYIAENYDVDSEKLAPFIKKYLRAAVESETIIQTKGRGAVGSFKLSKNSNQVKPKSKVAKMSPTKANETGGPGKKAASPKKATKTATDDKVAKSKVDRNKNTNPSTTIKTAKKSGTLKTSLPKTPASPRAKKTAQKK
- the LOC135161457 gene encoding histone H2A, which translates into the protein MSGRGKGGKVKGKSKTRSTRAGLQFPVGRIHRLLRKGNYAERVGAGAPVYLAAVMEYLAAEVLELAGNAARDNKKTRIIPRHLQLAIRNDEELNKLLSGVTIAQGGVLPNIQAVLLPKKTEKSSS